The nucleotide sequence CGAGGCCGCCGAAGACCGCGTGCGATATCCCGCCCGAGAGGCTCGAGAGCCTGTTGACGAAGAGCAGGCCGCCTATCAGGCCGCAGGCCACCGATCCCAGCAGGATCGCCAGAACGGCATGCTGCAGGAACTCGAACCTGAGCAGGGCCTCAGGCATGTCCGCAGCCTCCGTGGGCGCCCGCTTCGAGAACCCTGTGCGGGGTCCCGTGGGAGACGAGGTCCACCGGGCAGCCGTAGGCCTTCCAGAGGGCCTCCGTGTCCAGCGTGCCGCCGTGGCTGACCATCTCCGAGTTCAGGCACGCGATCGAGCGCACCTGACCGGAGACCGCACCTACGTCGTGGGTTACGAGAACGATGGTCACCTTCTCGTTGAGCCTGGCAAGGAGGTCGTAGAGGCCGCCCTGGCCTGCGGGATCGACGCTCGCGGCCGGCTCGTCGAGGAGCAGCAGCTCCGGGTCGCCCGCGAGCGCCCTGGCGACGTACACCTTCTGACGCTGGCCGCCCGAGAGGCTCCCGGCATGGATCCCGGCAAGACCGGCTATCCCCATGTCCGCCATCCTGTCGAGTGCGACCGCCCTTGCCGCCCGTCCGCCGGTCTTCGGGGGCAGGCCCATCATCACCACGTCGAGAGCCGTCGCTGGAAAGTCGAGGCTGGCGCCGCTCCACTGCGGCACGTATCCGATCCTGCCCCTCGCCGCCGCGGGCGGGCCTCCGAACACCTCCACGGTGCCCGACCAGGGCGTCCTGAGCCCCAGGATCACCTTCAGGAGCGTGGTCTTCCCGCCCCCGTTCGGCCCGATGACCGCCACGTAGTCTCCGGCGGACACCTCGAAGTCGACCCCGTCGAGGGCGGGCCTGCCCGGCCCGTAGCCGAAAGTGACCCCGCGAAGTCTCACCACGGGGACCGTCACGGTTCGCCCTCCGCCCCGGAGATGATCCTAGCCAGCCCCAGCACCGATCCCGGCCAGTCGCGCGAGAGCTGGTCGTGCGGCGCGGCGGGGATCCCGAGTTCCATCTCCAGCGCTCCCGCAGCCCCGGTGGAGAAGCCGGGCGATACTATCACGACCCTGGAGCCGGAAGCCCGCACCGCCTGTACGATCGAGGCAAGCTCGGCCGGCGAGGGCTCGGAGCCCTCAACCTCGAGGGCGATCTGCACCAGGCCGTAGTCGGAGGCGAAGCGGGCATATGCGGGATGAAGGGCGGTGAACGAGGCCCCCCGCATCCCCTCGAGCATCCTCCCGGCCTCTGCATCGACCGAGTCGATGCCGGCCGTCAGACCGGCGAGACCGCGGGCGAACAGGGCCGAGTCGCCCGGGGAAGCTCCAGTGAGCGCCACGCACGTGTTCGAGGCGAGGATCCTCATCAGGGTCGGGGACATCCATACGTGGGGATCGGGGTCGGCCGTCCGGTCGATCCCGGAGTCGATCCGGACCACCTCGAGCCCCGGGGCCGAACCCCGGAGCCTCGGGAGCCACTGGTCCTCGAAGGGGAGGCCGATCGCGAGGTACAGGTCGGCGTCCGCGACAGCCTCCATCGTCGCG is from Candidatus Fermentibacter sp. and encodes:
- a CDS encoding metal ABC transporter ATP-binding protein — protein: MTVPVVRLRGVTFGYGPGRPALDGVDFEVSAGDYVAVIGPNGGGKTTLLKVILGLRTPWSGTVEVFGGPPAAARGRIGYVPQWSGASLDFPATALDVVMMGLPPKTGGRAARAVALDRMADMGIAGLAGIHAGSLSGGQRQKVYVARALAGDPELLLLDEPAASVDPAGQGGLYDLLARLNEKVTIVLVTHDVGAVSGQVRSIACLNSEMVSHGGTLDTEALWKAYGCPVDLVSHGTPHRVLEAGAHGGCGHA
- a CDS encoding zinc ABC transporter substrate-binding protein, with the translated sequence MRRFLAPLLLALSACRNAPAPGDGLEVAVSIAPEAYLVEGIAGDAARVTIVVPPGADPHSYEPTPATMEAVADADLYLAIGLPFEDQWLPRLRGSAPGLEVVRIDSGIDRTADPDPHVWMSPTLMRILASNTCVALTGASPGDSALFARGLAGLTAGIDSVDAEAGRMLEGMRGASFTALHPAYARFASDYGLVQIALEVEGSEPSPAELASIVQAVRASGSRVVIVSPGFSTGAAGALEMELGIPAAPHDQLSRDWPGSVLGLARIISGAEGEP